In one window of Anaerolineales bacterium DNA:
- the amrA gene encoding AmmeMemoRadiSam system protein A translates to MQNRFTESEKKTLLRLAREAIESAVDPAHHAVKFDLHSLPPALRECKTSFVTLYNGDQLRGCIGGLMAEHALAEDVRIHAAAAATKDFRFPPVRADEIPQLSIEISVLSTPEPLEYEGPDDLIGKLRPGEDGVILQQGVRRATFLPQVWKKVPDPERFLGMLCEKAFLPPDAWKSGKLQVFTYQVLPICEADLKDE, encoded by the coding sequence ATGCAGAACCGGTTTACAGAGAGTGAAAAGAAAACACTGCTGCGCCTTGCACGCGAGGCGATCGAGAGCGCCGTAGATCCAGCGCACCATGCAGTGAAATTCGACCTGCATTCTCTGCCTCCAGCCTTGCGAGAGTGCAAGACTTCATTCGTAACGCTGTACAACGGCGACCAGTTACGCGGCTGCATCGGAGGTCTCATGGCGGAACACGCCCTCGCCGAGGACGTGCGCATCCACGCCGCAGCCGCGGCAACGAAGGATTTTCGTTTTCCCCCCGTTCGAGCCGATGAAATCCCGCAGTTGAGTATTGAAATTTCCGTTCTTTCAACGCCCGAGCCGTTGGAATATGAGGGGCCAGACGACTTGATCGGTAAACTCCGGCCGGGCGAAGATGGGGTGATCCTGCAGCAAGGAGTCCGTCGCGCTACATTCCTACCCCAGGTATGGAAGAAGGTACCCGACCCCGAACGTTTCCTGGGAATGCTTTGCGAGAAAGCCTTTCTCCCGCCCGACGCATGGAAATCGGGGAAACTGCAGGTTTTTACCTACCAGGTGCTGCCCATCTGCGAGGCAGACCTGAAGGACGAATAG
- a CDS encoding CAP domain-containing protein: protein MRRRRLRLFSRKSGLKVLLATAMTVLAGAGAAALLYFAPRLQFEIALYATELSAANFVPTAALTTAAVGIAREAERTTESASLQPTRSPSSTSTMRHSPTSSCTVSPTPSITPTCSLTPTEYIPIYPTSTKTPPSIPTSTRTRTPTAALPPAATPTPTPESTAPAASQQPATATPTSPTASCSLSGNGAYEATLLSLINQARSEHGLGSLTLKSPLTAAARIHSADMACNNFISHTGSDGSRPADRVAAQGYSFTWIGENIYAGGGSYNAPEQAFEWWMNSTPHRENILGANYQSIGIGYQYNPDGQYGGCFTLVFTRP, encoded by the coding sequence GTGCGCCGAAGAAGATTGCGACTTTTCTCGAGAAAAAGCGGTTTGAAGGTTCTCCTGGCCACCGCCATGACCGTGCTCGCAGGCGCAGGTGCGGCCGCGCTTTTGTATTTCGCTCCGCGATTGCAGTTCGAAATTGCCCTTTATGCCACCGAACTGTCCGCGGCCAATTTCGTGCCCACAGCGGCGCTCACCACCGCAGCCGTCGGTATTGCCCGCGAAGCGGAACGAACGACGGAAAGCGCCTCCCTGCAGCCGACGAGAAGTCCGAGCAGCACGTCGACGATGAGACATTCGCCGACCAGCAGTTGCACAGTTTCCCCGACTCCGTCTATAACGCCTACCTGCTCACTAACGCCAACCGAATACATCCCCATATATCCGACAAGCACGAAAACGCCGCCGAGCATCCCGACGAGCACACGCACTAGGACCCCGACCGCCGCGCTGCCTCCTGCTGCAACGCCGACTCCGACGCCGGAATCCACCGCCCCGGCTGCATCACAGCAGCCCGCAACTGCAACGCCCACATCCCCGACAGCTTCCTGTTCGCTGAGCGGGAACGGCGCATACGAGGCAACGCTGCTGAGTCTCATCAACCAGGCGCGCAGCGAACACGGACTCGGTTCCCTGACCCTTAAAAGTCCACTGACCGCCGCAGCCCGGATTCACAGCGCAGACATGGCTTGCAACAACTTCATCTCTCACACCGGATCGGACGGCTCGCGGCCGGCCGACCGAGTAGCAGCGCAAGGTTATTCCTTTACGTGGATCGGGGAGAACATCTACGCCGGCGGTGGTTCCTACAACGCTCCCGAACAGGCCTTCGAGTGGTGGATGAACAGCACGCCCCATCGAGAGAACATTCTGGGCGCCAACTATCAATCGATCGGCATCGGCTATCAATACAACCCGGATGGCCAATACGGCGGTTGTTTCACGCTCGTCTTCACCCGACCGTGA
- a CDS encoding cyclic-di-AMP receptor, which translates to MIVILDDKDADRAVDALIEKEFRVTRVASTGGFLRRGNTTLLTGLQPERVDEAIAVIREVRSEPQAAERRRATIFILDTEHFEQI; encoded by the coding sequence ATGATTGTGATCCTGGACGATAAGGACGCAGATCGAGCGGTCGATGCGCTCATCGAAAAGGAGTTCCGCGTCACGCGAGTGGCATCGACGGGTGGTTTTCTGCGGCGGGGCAACACGACGCTGCTCACCGGTCTGCAGCCCGAAAGGGTGGATGAAGCCATCGCGGTGATCCGAGAAGTACGTTCCGAGCCGCAGGCAGCCGAACGAAGGCGAGCGACGATTTTCATCCTGGACACCGAACATTTCGAGCAGATTTAG
- a CDS encoding Na+/H+ antiporter, giving the protein MDTNLELELLILMIFLVASVVAIIGRRFRIPYTVGLVIAGLIIGLRSDLSMEISPRVFLSLFLPPLLFEAAFHLNFERLRQNLGTIVFMAVPGVILNMLFVGFVIHWGDGLVLPIAIVFGSLIAATDPVAVVGIFRKLGAPKRLEVLLEGESLLNDGTAIVMFNLALAAVAAGSFDLAEGVTSFIRVAGGGLIIGLLFGWLFARATSLIDDHLVETTLTTLVAFGSFFVAEDLLHFSGVLAVVAAGIVSGNVGPQGMSPTTKIVVFNFWEYAAFAANSAVFLLIGLQTNLTQLLENWKPILWAIAAVLLSRAFVVYFFSRLISRMETRWRHVLFWGGLRGAISLALALSLPLTLGDSRDLIITMTFGVVLFSIIVQGFSMDRVLARLKVIERNEGQIEYERRQARALAERAGYERIQKLSKNGLISEHTWEHLQPVLEHRVKNLTSAVQEILRATPDLEEQELINARREMLRAQRGTLATLRRDGIISDLTYDSLLAEVDEALDSSVEAWTDYAQQSYLHQEVCQLLMVVIQERDLESATNALRARGVLTTRVRSDGGFLRRTNHLLIVGIPDGELESTIRVLREATRGSVEYLSAPVDNLPGRLGKPKQIELRGATVFVFDVEQCEVI; this is encoded by the coding sequence ATGGATACCAATCTCGAACTCGAACTGCTCATCTTGATGATTTTCCTGGTGGCGTCCGTCGTGGCCATCATTGGACGCCGTTTTCGCATTCCGTACACGGTAGGGCTGGTTATCGCCGGCCTGATCATCGGTTTGCGCTCGGATCTCTCGATGGAAATTTCACCGAGAGTTTTTCTTTCCCTGTTCTTGCCGCCGTTGTTGTTTGAAGCAGCGTTCCACTTGAATTTCGAACGCCTGCGTCAAAATCTCGGAACGATCGTGTTCATGGCCGTCCCCGGCGTCATCCTCAATATGCTGTTTGTCGGATTCGTCATTCATTGGGGAGACGGATTGGTTTTACCCATCGCTATCGTTTTCGGCTCCCTCATCGCCGCGACCGATCCGGTGGCAGTCGTGGGTATATTCCGCAAACTTGGCGCACCGAAACGGTTGGAAGTCTTGCTGGAGGGCGAAAGCCTGCTGAACGACGGCACGGCCATCGTGATGTTCAATCTTGCGCTGGCAGCGGTCGCTGCGGGGAGTTTCGACCTCGCAGAGGGTGTGACCTCCTTCATCCGCGTTGCAGGCGGAGGCTTGATCATCGGCTTGCTCTTTGGATGGCTGTTCGCACGCGCCACCTCGTTGATCGACGATCATCTCGTCGAGACAACCCTCACAACCCTGGTCGCTTTTGGTTCGTTTTTTGTGGCCGAAGACCTGCTCCACTTCAGCGGCGTGCTGGCCGTCGTGGCGGCCGGCATCGTGAGCGGCAACGTCGGACCCCAGGGGATGTCGCCCACGACGAAGATCGTGGTTTTCAACTTCTGGGAATATGCTGCCTTCGCAGCCAATTCGGCCGTGTTTCTCCTGATCGGCCTGCAAACCAACCTGACGCAGCTGCTGGAAAACTGGAAGCCGATTCTGTGGGCCATCGCCGCCGTACTTCTGAGCCGAGCGTTTGTGGTTTACTTCTTCTCCAGGCTGATCAGCAGGATGGAGACTCGTTGGCGGCACGTGCTTTTTTGGGGAGGTTTGCGGGGCGCGATTTCGCTGGCTCTGGCGCTCAGTTTACCGTTGACCCTGGGCGACTCGCGGGATCTCATCATCACCATGACCTTCGGCGTCGTGCTCTTCAGCATCATCGTGCAGGGCTTCTCCATGGACCGGGTTTTGGCGCGCTTGAAGGTGATCGAGCGCAACGAAGGCCAGATTGAATACGAACGCCGACAGGCCAGAGCACTCGCCGAACGTGCGGGGTATGAGCGCATTCAAAAGCTGAGCAAGAATGGGTTGATCTCGGAGCACACCTGGGAACATCTGCAGCCCGTGCTTGAGCATCGCGTCAAAAACCTGACTTCGGCGGTTCAAGAGATCCTCCGTGCAACACCGGATCTCGAAGAACAGGAGTTGATCAACGCACGCCGCGAGATGCTGCGGGCGCAGCGCGGCACGTTGGCAACCCTACGCAGGGATGGAATCATATCGGATTTGACCTACGATAGCCTGCTCGCCGAGGTCGACGAAGCCCTGGATTCGAGCGTCGAAGCCTGGACCGATTATGCCCAACAGAGCTATCTGCATCAGGAAGTCTGCCAACTACTCATGGTCGTGATCCAGGAAAGGGATCTCGAATCGGCGACCAACGCACTCAGGGCGCGGGGCGTGCTCACCACACGGGTTCGCAGCGACGGTGGATTCCTTCGCCGAACGAATCATCTGCTGATCGTGGGCATCCCGGATGGTGAACTGGAAAGCACGATCCGTGTGCTGCGGGAAGCCACCCGCGGCAGCGTGGAATATCTGTCGGCACCCGTGGATAACCTGCCCGGTCGGTTGGGAAAACCGAAGCAGATCGAACTGCGCGGGGCTACGGTTTTCGTCTTCGACGTCGAGCAGTGTGAGGTGATCTAG
- a CDS encoding MaoC/PaaZ C-terminal domain-containing protein, producing the protein MEASESMRRGLYFEEFEIGQRVVSPARTITEADIVNFAGISGDWNLIHTDAEYAKTTPFGQRVAHGLLIMAVISGLAVRTGVMEGTVLAFREIESWKFSLPVFIGDTVYVVLEVEETKKLPRLGGGSIKLSVDVKNQDDKTVMKGRWIALIQSRPAE; encoded by the coding sequence ATGGAAGCATCGGAGAGCATGCGCAGAGGTCTGTACTTCGAGGAATTTGAGATCGGTCAACGCGTCGTCAGTCCGGCACGCACGATTACCGAAGCGGACATCGTGAACTTCGCCGGTATCTCGGGTGATTGGAATCTGATTCACACGGACGCGGAATACGCCAAGACGACCCCCTTCGGGCAGCGTGTTGCGCACGGGTTGCTCATCATGGCGGTCATTTCAGGGTTGGCGGTTCGCACCGGCGTGATGGAAGGCACCGTACTGGCATTCCGCGAAATCGAATCCTGGAAGTTTAGTTTGCCCGTCTTTATCGGGGACACGGTTTACGTCGTGCTCGAAGTGGAAGAGACCAAAAAGCTGCCCCGACTCGGCGGCGGATCGATCAAGCTGAGCGTCGACGTGAAAAACCAGGACGACAAGACGGTGATGAAAGGGCGTTGGATTGCCCTGATTCAATCGCGCCCAGCGGAATGA
- a CDS encoding transglycosylase domain-containing protein, giving the protein MEQNKDADPELRGDESSEYQTSAGDEAPANEGGVPPSSADEPQAEHHQLLRRLLQGEEEEADIQQNDVPTQNPAESEEQIEFQLELDAAPDLADQPELAFQANAEDPSEYMRSITPTPPAAGDESQLPQRVPERDLEATSVSNAAFIAPPDSSQPVQTGGETKPSGFFTGCGGCLLRMTIFAAFALIAVLIGVVSFGLYQYYALAATLPSVEDLQANAAQFETTRIFDRQGNLLYEILDPQAGRRTYVPLEDISPFMVAAIIATEDAQFYSNPGFDPLGIIRALVQNYQSGEVVSGASTITQQIARNLLFTPEERSQITARRKTREILLAAEVTRRYSKEEILELYLNQAYFGNLAYGVEAAAETYFNTTADKLTLTQASFLAGLVQAPSVYDVFTNRNVTLNRQQQVLVLMVEASVEQGCIYVSNSPQPICVTAEDAGRAAAEITNYEFHSPDITIRFPHWVNFVRSELENLYDAQTIYRSGFSVYTTLDPGLQEQAQQIVSEQVESLTDRRVTNGALVAIEPSTGEILAMVGSADYQANDGQINMAVRPRQPGSSIKPLTYTAAFEKGWTPATLIWDVPSEFPPSGNPNDPRPPYEPVNYDERFHGPVTARTALANSYNVPAVKTLNFVGIFDDPETPEEEGLIAFARRLGITTLTRDDYGLSLTLGGGDVTLLELTSAYATFANYGVRVPPTGILRIEDSSGEVVYEYQPPQGEQVIRPEHAYLISSILSDNAARTPAFGPNSLLNLPFQVAAKTGTTNDFRDNWTLGYTPDIAIGVWVGNADYTPMEGTSGLTGAAPIWNEFMQVAVHDLTQDHPSPFIMPPGIEDYVICTISGTLPSEWCPKQRTEIFAWDQPPLPKEQDLWREVWLDSYSLLLASAECPEYAVEKMGLNVTDPWAQEWIKNDSKGKDWAENMGFDEDEIYFVPQESCSEDSPRPILSITQPDEGDTITSDTLEIFGAAGATADFDRWVLDFGKRSDPVAWTRIERGESQHPDPVKLGKLDLGDIYGGTITLRLRIFSTEGGVAEVRIHLTIDRVKPTATPTPTPTETTTSSPSPTATQTTAPTSTNPPTSTQTSTSTSTSTSTATPTPSPTDTATLTPP; this is encoded by the coding sequence ATGGAACAAAACAAGGATGCAGATCCCGAGCTTCGCGGCGACGAGAGCTCGGAGTATCAAACAAGCGCAGGAGATGAGGCACCCGCCAACGAAGGCGGTGTGCCACCATCGAGCGCGGACGAGCCACAGGCTGAACACCATCAACTTCTCCGCAGATTACTGCAGGGTGAGGAAGAGGAAGCGGACATCCAGCAAAACGATGTCCCGACGCAAAACCCCGCGGAATCGGAAGAGCAGATCGAGTTTCAACTCGAACTCGACGCCGCGCCTGACTTGGCAGATCAGCCCGAATTGGCATTCCAGGCAAATGCGGAAGACCCGTCGGAATACATGCGTTCAATAACACCGACGCCGCCTGCGGCGGGAGACGAGTCGCAGCTTCCCCAGCGCGTGCCGGAACGCGATCTCGAAGCGACGAGCGTAAGTAATGCCGCATTCATCGCACCCCCCGATTCGTCCCAACCTGTGCAAACGGGCGGCGAGACGAAACCTTCCGGCTTTTTCACAGGCTGCGGCGGCTGTCTGCTGCGCATGACCATATTTGCAGCCTTCGCATTGATCGCAGTGCTGATCGGCGTCGTTTCATTTGGGCTCTACCAATATTATGCACTTGCAGCCACGCTGCCCTCCGTAGAGGATCTGCAAGCCAACGCGGCGCAGTTCGAGACCACCAGGATTTTCGACAGGCAGGGTAATCTGCTTTACGAGATCCTCGATCCGCAGGCAGGACGGCGCACCTACGTGCCCCTCGAAGACATTTCGCCTTTCATGGTGGCCGCCATCATCGCCACAGAAGACGCCCAGTTCTACAGCAATCCCGGCTTCGATCCCCTGGGAATCATCCGTGCGCTCGTCCAGAATTATCAATCGGGAGAGGTCGTTTCCGGCGCATCGACGATAACCCAGCAGATTGCGCGCAACTTGCTCTTTACTCCGGAAGAACGTTCGCAAATCACCGCGCGCAGAAAAACACGTGAAATCCTGCTCGCCGCAGAAGTGACCCGGCGTTACAGCAAGGAAGAAATTCTCGAACTTTATTTGAATCAGGCCTATTTCGGCAATCTGGCATACGGCGTTGAAGCCGCAGCCGAAACCTATTTCAACACCACCGCCGACAAACTTACCCTGACACAAGCGTCGTTTTTGGCCGGCCTCGTACAGGCGCCTTCCGTCTACGACGTTTTCACCAATCGCAATGTGACTCTCAACCGCCAGCAGCAGGTCCTGGTCTTGATGGTCGAAGCCAGCGTGGAGCAGGGTTGTATTTATGTGAGCAATTCCCCGCAGCCGATTTGCGTCACCGCGGAAGACGCCGGCAGGGCCGCTGCGGAAATCACCAACTACGAATTCCATTCGCCGGACATCACCATCCGCTTCCCGCATTGGGTGAATTTCGTCCGCTCGGAACTGGAAAACCTTTACGACGCGCAAACGATCTACCGCTCCGGGTTCTCGGTGTACACGACGCTGGATCCGGGGCTTCAGGAACAAGCCCAACAGATCGTCTCCGAGCAGGTGGAATCGCTTACCGACCGCCGAGTTACGAACGGCGCATTGGTCGCCATCGAACCCAGCACGGGTGAAATCCTGGCCATGGTCGGATCGGCGGATTACCAGGCCAACGACGGCCAGATCAACATGGCCGTTCGGCCCCGCCAACCCGGTTCCTCGATAAAACCGCTCACCTACACCGCGGCGTTCGAAAAAGGCTGGACTCCGGCGACGCTCATCTGGGACGTACCATCTGAGTTTCCTCCGTCCGGCAACCCCAACGATCCCCGTCCGCCCTATGAACCGGTGAACTACGACGAACGCTTCCATGGTCCGGTTACCGCACGCACGGCACTGGCGAATTCCTACAACGTCCCCGCCGTGAAAACCCTGAATTTCGTAGGCATCTTCGACGATCCGGAAACCCCCGAAGAAGAGGGCTTGATCGCGTTTGCCCGCCGTTTGGGGATAACGACACTCACGCGGGACGATTACGGTCTTTCCCTGACGTTGGGCGGCGGCGACGTTACGCTGTTGGAACTCACGAGCGCTTACGCCACTTTCGCCAACTACGGCGTGCGCGTGCCGCCCACGGGGATCCTGCGCATCGAGGATTCCAGCGGCGAGGTGGTGTATGAATATCAACCACCCCAGGGAGAACAGGTCATTCGCCCGGAGCACGCCTACTTGATCTCGTCGATCCTTTCCGATAACGCTGCACGCACGCCGGCCTTCGGCCCGAACTCGCTGCTCAACCTTCCTTTTCAGGTCGCAGCCAAGACCGGCACGACCAACGATTTCCGCGACAACTGGACGTTGGGCTACACCCCGGACATCGCCATCGGAGTGTGGGTCGGGAATGCCGATTACACCCCCATGGAAGGCACGTCGGGACTGACCGGCGCTGCGCCGATCTGGAACGAGTTCATGCAGGTGGCCGTTCACGATCTCACGCAGGACCACCCCTCCCCCTTCATCATGCCGCCCGGCATCGAAGACTACGTCATTTGCACCATCTCGGGAACGCTTCCCTCGGAATGGTGCCCGAAGCAACGCACGGAAATTTTCGCCTGGGATCAACCCCCGCTTCCCAAGGAACAGGACCTCTGGCGTGAGGTCTGGCTCGACAGCTACTCGCTCTTACTGGCGTCCGCCGAGTGCCCGGAATACGCCGTTGAAAAAATGGGTCTGAACGTCACCGATCCCTGGGCGCAGGAATGGATCAAGAATGACTCCAAGGGAAAAGACTGGGCCGAAAACATGGGCTTCGACGAAGACGAAATCTATTTCGTGCCTCAGGAATCCTGCAGCGAAGACAGCCCTCGGCCAATCTTGAGCATCACGCAGCCTGATGAAGGCGATACGATCACCAGTGATACGCTGGAGATCTTCGGCGCTGCCGGTGCGACGGCGGATTTCGATCGCTGGGTCCTGGATTTCGGCAAGCGTTCGGACCCCGTTGCCTGGACGAGGATCGAACGCGGCGAAAGCCAGCACCCGGATCCCGTGAAATTGGGGAAACTCGATCTCGGTGATATTTATGGCGGAACGATCACGCTGCGTTTGAGGATCTTCAGCACCGAAGGAGGCGTCGCAGAAGTCCGCATACATCTCACCATCGATCGCGTCAAACCCACGGCGACGCCGACTCCCACCCCTACGGAAACCACTACTTCGTCACCATCTCCCACGGCGACCCAAACCACGGCGCCGACTTCTACGAACCCGCCCACATCAACACAAACGTCAACATCGACGTCCACATCAACGTCGACAGCGACTCCAACCCCATCACCGACCGATACGGCGACCCTCACTCCTCCCTAA
- a CDS encoding glycerol-3-phosphate acyltransferase: MEHVFRFLAIGAGAYLLGSIPFAILITRWRAGIDVREVGSGHATATNTMRAAGWPAGIAVMLLDAAKGFGAVWLARRFAEFGWEPALAAGLVVVGHCWPVFAGFRGGMGVASGAGTLLATWPLGLVLAIGLGAACQLLIRHSARGNILTGLLIGPLWLIFGASGADLLLAIVVGVLIAYRGRLDWNREYRELWWDRE; encoded by the coding sequence ATGGAGCATGTTTTCCGCTTCCTGGCGATCGGAGCCGGCGCCTACCTGTTGGGTTCGATTCCCTTTGCGATCTTGATCACCCGTTGGCGGGCCGGCATCGACGTGCGCGAGGTGGGATCGGGGCACGCAACGGCAACGAACACCATGCGCGCGGCAGGCTGGCCGGCGGGAATCGCGGTCATGCTGCTCGATGCGGCAAAAGGGTTCGGGGCGGTCTGGCTGGCGCGGCGTTTCGCCGAATTTGGCTGGGAACCGGCTCTCGCCGCGGGATTGGTCGTCGTCGGACACTGCTGGCCGGTTTTTGCGGGATTTCGCGGGGGCATGGGCGTGGCCAGCGGCGCCGGAACGTTGTTGGCCACGTGGCCGCTGGGGTTGGTGCTGGCGATTGGATTGGGGGCAGCCTGCCAATTGCTCATCAGGCACTCGGCGCGAGGGAACATCCTGACGGGTTTGCTGATCGGACCATTGTGGCTGATTTTTGGCGCTTCAGGCGCAGATCTGTTGTTGGCTATCGTTGTCGGCGTACTTATCGCGTATCGTGGTCGGTTGGATTGGAATCGCGAATATCGCGAGTTGTGGTGGGATCGGGAGTAA
- the xylB gene encoding xylulokinase: MYRQRSVIRIFYGTATKTLLMDEDGQIVAVTSSEYTFQVPHPLWSEQEAGLWWDATVKSIRKALQESGVDGDAVKGIGLTGQMHGLVLLDKNGEVLRPAILWNDQRTGAQCDEIRARLGKAKLIEITGNDALPGFTAPKILWVQEEEPEIYEKVAKILLPKDYVRYKLTGAYAIDRAGGAGTLLFDIRKRTWSPEVADALGIDLEWLPPTFEGTDITGRVSREAAEATGLKEGTPVMAGGGDQAAAAVGTGAVVEGIMSLSLGTSGVVFATTDEVVIEPEGRLHSFCHSVPGKWHLMGVMLSAAGSLRWHRDTFAPGQDFDSFVQPAADVPAGSEGLVFLPYLTGERTPYSDPLARASFVGLTVRHTLPHMTRSVLEGVSFGLRDSLELMKGAGLTDVNQIRATGGGAKSALWRQILADVLGVEIVTVNSREGAAYGAALIAATGAGAFSDLETACKSVVHITGQTAPSDAQDVYAALYPIYRGLYPALKPSFDALSSFDG, encoded by the coding sequence TTGTATCGCCAGCGATCCGTAATTCGAATCTTTTACGGCACGGCTACCAAAACCCTGTTGATGGACGAAGATGGGCAGATCGTCGCGGTGACTTCTTCCGAATACACATTTCAGGTACCGCACCCACTCTGGAGCGAGCAGGAAGCCGGGTTGTGGTGGGATGCGACGGTCAAAAGCATCCGCAAAGCACTACAGGAATCGGGCGTCGATGGGGATGCGGTGAAGGGAATCGGCCTTACAGGACAAATGCATGGTCTCGTGCTGCTGGATAAAAATGGTGAGGTCTTGCGGCCGGCGATCTTGTGGAACGACCAGCGAACCGGTGCACAATGTGATGAGATCCGGGCACGGTTGGGCAAAGCGAAGCTGATCGAGATCACCGGGAATGATGCACTGCCCGGATTTACCGCACCGAAAATCCTCTGGGTGCAGGAAGAAGAGCCGGAGATTTATGAGAAGGTCGCCAAGATCCTGCTCCCCAAAGACTACGTGCGTTACAAATTGACGGGCGCGTACGCCATCGATCGGGCCGGAGGTGCCGGCACGCTGTTGTTCGATATTCGCAAGCGAACCTGGTCCCCTGAAGTTGCGGACGCACTGGGCATCGACCTCGAGTGGCTGCCTCCCACGTTTGAAGGGACGGACATCACGGGCCGGGTGTCCAGGGAAGCCGCAGAAGCGACGGGTTTGAAGGAAGGAACTCCCGTGATGGCCGGCGGCGGCGATCAGGCAGCGGCTGCCGTTGGTACCGGCGCGGTGGTCGAGGGAATCATGTCGCTCAGCCTGGGCACGTCCGGGGTCGTTTTCGCCACGACGGACGAAGTCGTGATCGAACCGGAAGGACGGTTGCATTCATTTTGTCACTCCGTACCCGGGAAGTGGCACTTGATGGGTGTCATGTTGTCCGCCGCGGGAAGTCTGCGCTGGCATCGAGACACCTTCGCGCCGGGCCAGGACTTTGATTCGTTCGTTCAACCTGCTGCGGACGTTCCTGCCGGATCGGAGGGGCTGGTTTTCTTGCCCTATCTGACAGGAGAGCGGACACCGTATTCTGACCCCTTGGCCAGAGCTTCGTTCGTCGGATTGACCGTTCGCCATACCCTACCGCACATGACCCGGTCGGTGTTGGAGGGAGTGTCTTTCGGGCTGCGCGACAGCCTGGAGCTGATGAAAGGTGCCGGTTTGACGGACGTCAACCAGATACGCGCCACCGGCGGCGGGGCCAAGAGCGCACTTTGGCGTCAGATCCTTGCGGACGTATTAGGCGTCGAAATCGTGACGGTTAATTCGAGAGAGGGTGCGGCATACGGCGCCGCATTGATCGCCGCTACGGGAGCCGGAGCCTTCAGCGATCTTGAAACGGCTTGCAAATCCGTGGTGCACATCACGGGGCAAACCGCGCCGTCCGATGCGCAGGACGTGTATGCAGCCTTGTATCCGATTTACCGGGGTCTGTATCCCGCTTTGAAACCCAGCTTCGATGCCTTGTCTTCTTTCGATGGTTGA
- the xylA gene encoding xylose isomerase, which yields MSTYDPKPEHKFTFGLWTVGNIGRDPFGAPTREPKTPVELVHLLAEVGAYGVNFHDNDLVPIDATPAERDRIVADFKKALDETGIVVPMATTNRFGDPIFKDGAFSSNDPKVRAYALQKTMNAIDLGVELGAKFYVFWGGREGTETDAAKDPVVAIKRTREAMNFLCEYVLDQKYDLKFALEAKPNEPRGDIYNSTTGHMLAFIGTLDHPEMVGVNPEVAHEHMAGLNFTHGVAQALESGKLFHIDLNDQAFGRYDQDFRFGAVNLKSAFFLVRLLEDYGYAGSRHFDAHAYRTEDYEGVKDFARGCMRTYLILKEKAEQFNKDKEIQDLLAEINRDSGEMKAFTGAYSAQKANDLKAYSFDRQGLAARGMQYERLDQLVVELLLGVR from the coding sequence ATGAGTACATATGATCCGAAGCCTGAACACAAATTTACCTTTGGCTTATGGACGGTAGGCAACATCGGACGCGATCCCTTTGGCGCACCGACCCGCGAGCCAAAAACACCGGTTGAATTGGTCCATTTGCTGGCAGAGGTGGGCGCCTATGGGGTCAATTTCCATGACAACGATCTGGTTCCCATCGATGCTACCCCGGCCGAGCGCGATCGCATCGTTGCCGATTTCAAAAAGGCTCTCGATGAGACCGGCATCGTCGTGCCCATGGCCACGACGAACCGGTTTGGCGATCCGATCTTCAAAGACGGTGCTTTCAGTTCGAACGATCCCAAGGTACGCGCATATGCACTCCAAAAAACAATGAATGCGATTGACCTGGGCGTCGAACTCGGGGCGAAATTCTACGTTTTCTGGGGCGGACGGGAAGGCACCGAAACGGACGCCGCCAAGGATCCGGTGGTGGCGATCAAGCGTACCCGGGAAGCGATGAACTTCCTCTGCGAGTACGTCTTGGATCAAAAATACGACCTGAAGTTCGCTCTGGAAGCCAAGCCCAATGAACCGCGAGGCGATATCTATAATTCGACCACGGGTCACATGTTGGCTTTCATCGGAACCCTGGATCATCCCGAAATGGTCGGGGTAAATCCAGAGGTGGCTCACGAACACATGGCGGGTTTGAATTTCACCCACGGCGTGGCCCAGGCCCTGGAATCGGGAAAATTGTTCCACATCGATCTCAACGATCAGGCATTCGGCCGATACGATCAAGATTTCCGTTTCGGTGCGGTCAACCTTAAGAGCGCCTTCTTCCTGGTCAGGCTGCTCGAGGATTACGGCTATGCGGGCAGCCGTCACTTCGACGCACACGCCTACCGCACGGAAGATTATGAGGGCGTCAAGGATTTTGCCCGTGGCTGTATGCGCACCTATCTGATCTTGAAGGAAAAAGCCGAACAGTTCAATAAGGACAAAGAGATCCAGGATTTACTGGCGGAAATTAATCGAGACAGCGGTGAAATGAAAGCTTTCACCGGCGCCTATTCGGCCCAAAAAGCGAACGATCTGAAAGCGTATTCGTTTGACCGGCAGGGTTTGGCCGCACGCGGGATGCAGTACGAGCGTTTGGACCAACTCGTCGTCGAACTGTTGTTGGGTGTTCGCTGA